A region of the Mytilus edulis chromosome 11, xbMytEdul2.2, whole genome shotgun sequence genome:
TCTACTTCATCCCCATGTAAAACACCGGCCCACTCCGGCCAATCACGTGCTGATGTTAACTGGTCGAAGAAATAACCATAAAGTGTCCCGTTTCTGTTAGGGTAGCGGCTAAGAAGATCGGCCATTTCTGCTACTggacatttgaaattaaaatctcccgctaaaaataaattaatattaataaattaatgtacatgtattgacaaattatttgagaatataaaatttaattttgaatgtagcACATCTTCTGACTGactaaacatgttttgtttttttttgtcttttacgAAATAACCGTGACGTCATCGactattttttattaataaaacattaaacataacGAATGATTGTGATATTTCTATTTGTCTATTCAAAATATGTGGTGTGCACTTTTCAATAACGCGGCATGCGGTTTATTCAGTGTGAACcatattttgtatgttatttcttcatcTATAGATGAGAGCAAAATATTGCAGTCATGCCTCAAAAAGTCGTAAATACTAGTTTAATTCAATAGCGATGGGTTATAAAGTCGAAAATTAATACATAACAGAAATTTCAATACCTAAATTAATATAGACAATGTGCATggtcttgtggagatttgtctctttggcaatcacaccaaatcttcttatttttatatttgttagcCGTCATATtaaattttcgtttatttttttggcACAAATCAGGGTGTCGTTAAagtgttttatattaaaaaaaaaagaagatgaacgTGGTAcgatttcaaatgagacaactctccacaacagaccaaaatgacacagaaattaacaactataggtcaccgtacgacctttaacaatgaacaaagaccttaccgcatagtcagctataaatggccccttTATCCTGCGTCATTTTAGAATTGTTTATAGCTGAACATACGGTATGGATTTgactcattattgaaggccgcacagtgaactttatttgattaaaTCGTCATTTCTAATCTGGTTGGTAGTTGCATCATTGCCGGATCCAGGGAGGGGTGGGgtggggggtccgggggttggaacccccttttttttaggccgatcaatgcatttgaatggggacatatagttgggatcccccctttttaaaatggttggatccgcccctgtgcATCATTGGCatacccttgtagatttcgaaaagagcAGGGTAATTGCCcttcaaggcagcactcgcacccccAAAGAGCAGGGTAATTGCCCTTCAAGGCAGCACTCGAACCCCCAAAGAGCAGGATAATTCCCcttcaaggcagcactcgcacccgcaaagagCAGGATAATTCCCCttcaaggcagcactcacaccccCAAAGAGCAGGATAATTCCCcttcaaggcagcactcgcacccgaaaAGAGCAGGATAATTCACcttcaaggcagcactcgcacccgaaaAGAGCAGGGTAATTCACCttcaaggcagcactcacacACGCAAAGAGCAGGATAATTCCCCTTCAAGGCACCACCCGCACCCGAAAAGAGCAGGGTAATTCCCcttcaaggcagcactcgcacccgaaaAGAGCAGGGTAATTCCCcttcaaggcagcactcgcacacGCAAAGAGCAGGATAATTCCCcttcaaggcagcactcgcacccgcaaagtcgAAAGGTATTATTATAACTTATTTCCAATCCACtatgaataaatgtatttaaactaATTGGCATACCGCATAGATCTTCTTATtctaatattaaaacaaaacttgactATTTCTTTAACTAAGAGCCTCTCGTCTTGTTATTGATACTATAAAGACAAACAATTGATAACAATAAGACTTATGAGGGTCTGGATaagggtccttcatttctgtatttcgTTTATTTTTCTAACCCGTGTTTCTCTATCCTTTATACTTATTGCCCAATCttctttttttgcaatatttctgCACCTCATTATTCTCAATTATTTACTTTTAGTCTcaatttttctctatttataactTGTTGAGTCAATTATTCCCCATTTAGTAAACCCCCCTCCTCACCCTCATTTATAATTGACACGTGATCTGTTCTTTAATTTCCTGAAGGACACTTACCTATATCGTCTAAGACGTCAAAGTAGTATTGTGACGTAGTTGCATTACTCCAGGCattgtaatataacaaaattgcATCAAAAAGTAATCTGTCTTTGTCTCCATTAATAAAAGACAAGCCATCTTGTGATACTATATATGGAATCTCCTCTATAAAATCCCCCCGACTCATATTTCTACTTGTAGGATAATTCATTTTGTCTATTAAATAGTATAAAAGGAAAAAACTGCCTTCATCTCTATTGAAACCAAATAAAATgtctttatttgcaaaataatcagttttcataATCTCTGTTGGACTCTTGTGAATAAAATAATTATCGAGCGTAGGTGCAAAAGGCCATTGCACATGCGTCATGGGAAGATTCCATGCTTTATTAGTTAAATCGTCTGTTGAGGTCTGTCGTAAACATTGAACAGTTTCTGAAGCAGATTTTCCTCCACAAGAAACTTCATCCGCTAAAAGTTGAGCGTATTTTATTGCAACGTCTGGTGTTTGATATGCCCATGTCGAAAGTAACGAAGCACTCTGTAAAATTGCACGTTGAAAATAGTTCTTTGATAAATCTGACGCCATTAAATAAGAGACGCTTGCAGCTCCGGCGCTCTCGCCAAAAATAGTTATAGAATCTTTGCTGCCCCCAAAAGACTCTATATTATTATATATCCATTCTAGGGCAACAGCCTGGTCCAAAAGTCCTGCATTCCCAGGCGCTTCGGAATTACCCATATATAAGAACCCGTATGGACCGACCCTATAATTTATCGATGCAATAATCACATCGGCGTATGCTGATAAATAAGTGCCGTCGTAAAGGTCAAGAGTTGAAGTGCCATAAATATACCCACCACCAAATATCCATACAAGAGTTGTCAATTTGTTCCCTGAGGTTGTTTTTGGTTTccatatatttaaataaagacaATCTTCGCTACTATTTGTATTATAATTCCACATTTCCTCACCAATTTGACCAGCAGTATTGTTAAATGTATGGAACTTAATTTGGGGACATGAATTTGGAAGCACTTTACAGTCTTTCGTATCTGACCAGTTCTGTAACGGTTCCGGTCGTTTGAATCTCAAGTCTCCGACAGGTGGCGCAGCAAAGGGAATCCCAAGAAAAGTAGAAACGATTTTGTTACTGTATGATGCCTGTTCAAAGCCTTGAATTCGTCCGTTTGTTGTTACTACTTCCGGGTCAACAGAGACCACTATATAAACGGTAAAGGCATGCACCAAAACGACCACATAGTTTTTCATTCTCCTGACTTGGTTTctgaaagaaaaaatgaaaatttttatcgACTTCTAATCCGTTTTTTGAAATGAAGATTTCTTAAAAAATAACATGTACCTCTTTCTTGGAAGGAGAAGGATCGATAAGAAAGGATAGTTTTGGATTGTTTTACTTATACATCAGCAAAATAAAGAATACTGTTAAATGCAACTGCAGTAAACCAGAGGCTAAAAGTCTGTTTTGTTTATCTGGAACAAATGCATCTTCAGCCATGGGCATCGCAAATATTATACATTAAACTATAAAATTCATGACTGATTTCTGtgtttgttgttctttttttctgtgtacatttttattcttttttattaaagttttcgTTTGAAAATTGCTACAAATTATCATTAACAAGATCTCAAAGGACCAAGCTTTGATTCCAACTAGTCTTGTAGTGTTAGAGGGAAAGATCTTGGTAAACTTTAACGAATGACATACGGAAGGATGGCAATGGATGTGCCATTTTGCCCTATATgttagatgataaaaaaaaatgaattatgtgtccatgggacacataTTATGCCCCCACTTACATATTTAAAGTAAATCAAAGTGCAATTCTTCGTCAAAACGTCAATTTTTCcattgtaaaggggcataactctagaacagaaAAAGTGACGACACGAAAGTTTACAAGTAATCTGTAAATTGTGTTAAtacgcattgtgtataagttttatatcatttggttgaggcaaacttaagttagagaacggaaactgaACATTCCGAAGTGTTTACAATCATAAAGAGGCATAACACTAGAATGGTAAACGTACGTATCGCCACCAAAAATCAAACTTGATCTGAgtgttgtggtaataagcattgtgtataagtttcataatatttggttgaggcaaactaaagttagagaacagaagcAAAGGTCGGAACGTACGTACGGACGGATAAGGGTAAAACGTACCCCCCACCCCCTCCCCCATAAGACATCATAACATGGTCATTGTTGTGGTGACATTGATGTAACTAAGAAATACCTGAAATTGTTCAATTTCTATGATGTTTGtcttaaaaatatatctttacatatttatcaacaaaatattttatgcaaAGTTTATAATTAAAAGACGTATCTATATATTTAACTGACCGTGGCACATGACAAAAAGttacttttaattaaaacattacaaagtaaatttacaaaaatacagaGTTATATAAGGAATATTCAAATCGGATATtccgttatcaaatggcaaaatcaaaagctcaagcacatcaaaacGGAGAATAGATACCTGATAACGACAATAAGTCAATCTATCTTACATATAACCACCGTGTGAAATGATCTAAAACTTGACAGGAAAGTTACACcatacagaaaaagaaaaaaactcaaGATGAAGTATAAATGTATATCTATTGCTGTATTGTCCTATAAATGTCAAGTATTTTGTCATTATAAATCGATCTTTAGAAATTATTTTGTCtatgtatatatacttatatacagGCTATAGATTTCAAATGTTAAAAACGCGCTTTAAATTCTTGTCTCGAGTGCTCTTCAACTCTTCGGGTTTTTTCTCTCGTATTACATCACTTTAAGACACTCgattaatgaattaaaaaaaaattgtttacaccTGGTTTTAACATAGATTGAAAGAATTGGGTTTACAGCTGGTTTAAACATAGTGTGAAAGATAGCGAGTGTACAACTAGTCAAAACATAGCGCGAAAGAAAAAGGGTTTAGAACTGGTTTAAACATGGCGTGAAAGAAAAGGGATTTACAACTGACTAACACATATCGTGAAGGAAAAAAGTGATTACAACTGAGTGTAATCAAAATCTTGCGTTTAATCAAAAACTTGGTTAGGTTGTTGTCTAATTAGTAATCTTATATTTAATATGATTATGCTCGAGTGCACATTGTGTAGCTTGACAGTGATGTATATGATTACCAATAGTCGTTGTTCTAATTATCATAGAACGCGGGCGTCTGCATATAGAGTTTGGCGCACAGCGTTTAATGTCTGCATATAGAGTTTGGCGCACAGCGTTTAATGTCTGCATATAGTTTGGCGCACAGCGTTTATTGTCTGCATATAGAGTTTGGCGCACAGCGTTTAATGTCTGCATATAGAGTTTGGCGCACAGCGTTTAATGTCTGCATATAGAGTTTGGCGCACAGCGTTTTTAAAATGTCTGCATATAGATAggtataggaagatatggtatgagtgccaatgagacaactctccatccaaataacaattcattaagtaaacaattataggtcaatatacggccttcaatacggagccttggctcacacgaaacaacaagctataaagggcccaaaaattacaagtgtaaaacatATAGCGTTTGTTTAATGTTTGCATATAGAGTGTAATGCATATAGAATTTGGCGCACAGCGTTTAATGCCTGCAAATAGAGTTTGACGCATAGCGTTTAATTTCTGCATTAAAATTATAGAGTTTGATGCATAGCGTTTAAGGTCTGCATATAGAGTTTGACGCACAGCGTTTAAGGTCTGCACACAGAGTTTGACGCAGAGCGTAAAAGGTAAAAGTCTGCATAGAGTTTCACGTACATGGTTTTAGGTCTGCATACAGAGTTTGGCGCAGAGCGTTAATGGTCAAGGTCTGCATATAGAGTTTGACGCATAGCGTTTAATCAAATGGAGAATTTAAatggggaaaatgtcaaagagacaacatcctgaccaaagagcagacaccAGTCGACAGTCACCAATGGATCTTTGGCGTCTTTAATGTTTGCATATACAGTTTGACGCATAGTGTTTAACATTTTCATAGGGAATTTGACGCACGGCGTTTAATGTCTGCTTGGGCTTGACGTACTGTGTTTAATATTTGCAAAAAGATTTGATGTCTGCATATCGAGTTTGACGCACAGCGTTTAATGTCTGCATAAAGAGTTTGACGCGAAGCGTTTGAATTTGTTTACGCTCAGTTTATACAGTCTATATGTAGAATTAAGGCTGTGTGTATAGAGTTTTATTTTGACGCTCGGTGTATACAGTCTGTAGATAAATTATTATTTGACGCTCAATATTTACAGTCTCTATAGGCAGTGTGATATTTTGACGCTCGGTGTATACTGTCTGTATAGGTAGAATTTGACGCTCAACAACTACTAACTGTATATAGGTACTGAGTAAACGATTTTAAGTGTACCTCGTTTTTCTCAAGTATTTAACAAATTTCTCCAATTTGTATAAATCTACGTCAGCGAGAATATTAGTAACGTACATCGCGTTCAATAACAGATCACTGCGTGTGTGAAGATATATTACGGCACTATTCACCATATAACCTTTTCATAAACTCTTTTTAAATCAAATGTGGGAACATAAATTTCTACTTTTCTAATCAAAGTCTAACAATCATGATATTCTGTCTCAAATGTTTGCTTTCGAGTTAATTATAGACTAATGTGTACATCGGCCCACTTTCTGCGACAAAAATTTCAGAATAATGTGTTGATCAAATCAGTCATGCAAGATCTTTTTGATTAGGTaatttttgaagaagtagaattaGTCTTAGATTTGAAATTGTTaatttcaatgagacagcaaccctacAACAAAACTAAACATTTAATCGTCATGGATCTGTAAAAACTAGTGGTGAATAAATCAGGCAtaactaagggagctaccatttgtttttatataggggaggggggctaggatgaaatttgaaaaaaaaagtcgggatgacaatttaggtaaaaaaaagtcaggataaactaaaaaaaaaaaaggcaggaccgaatagagtgaaaataaaaaggcaggacagatattacaactaaaaaaagtgcaggacaaaaattttcatcctagaccccccccccctttttcccatataaaatcaaatggtagctcccttacccTACAATAAACCCAAATTATAACTTTGAGAACGACATAAGAAAATCACCGAGGATCTTTTCCCTTTGAATCAGACCAATAATAGGTtagacaaaataataaaaatcagtaACAGAAATTAACACGTCTAATGCATGTGTTGAACGTCGGGTTTACACATGTGTTGTACGTCGGGTTTACAcatgtgtttgttgttttaatttgttttgtcttTCGATACAAAAAGAATGCGAAGATACCGTGGGGCTATAAAAGAAATAAACGTCGAATAAAAAAGCAAACATCACCATAGTCCACGATGAAACTACATTTCGCAAAACTATTTTTGAGCAGAACAGAAaccatttaaggtggtacctaacattacagggagataactctgtaaagtcagctaaacgttttaattacgttgtgttgtaaaaggaatattaagcttctcaatgatcaaaattggtgtttgtcaaactgctatataaccagtgtaatttttctgacaaaacggttggttcaaaatttttgaattttttatatttttgttgaagGTCAAAGTacatactttgacaaaattttaagaaaattaaacgagccaaattaattttagtgaaagtgttgggtaccacctttaaaaaactagaggctctaaagagacTGTGTCGTTtatcttggtctatgtgcatattactTAAACTAGGTTGTATATCTTAATTACTTTAtttatctatctataatgaacttggtccagtagtttcaaaggaaaatattttgtaaaaacttataaaaacttataaaaatttacaaaatttacgaaaaattgtttagaatttactataaaggacaataactccttaaggggatcaactgacaattttggtcatgttgacttatttgtagatcttactttgctgaacagtatagctgtttacagtttatctctatatataataatataggagatagtaaccaaaaactgcaaaattttcttaaaattaccagttAAGggacatcaacccaacaacgggttgctaGAAAAAGGCTGGATGTACGTAAATTGTTATGTAGAATTAAAGACGATAAATAGCACGTGGTTTAGTTTATGAAATCATAATCTGAAATGTTATATTAATTGATATTAAGAAGAAACATCCATCTGTCAGTTCAATGAATTCTCCATATAATATAACTTTGAACTCTTAGCATATTTCTCATATAGTATTGCATTATGTCTTTGAAGCCGAGATATCAATACATACGTCGTCTGTTTCAGTACAGCAGTGGAACAGATTATTAGTGAAAGTTTGTCCAAATAAAAATCTTACGCGTGAGAAAGAATAGAGCTTTCTTAGGCAAGGTTAATAATTTTCACTTTCCTCTTCCTCGCCAATGATGTTTGAACAGGCCTTTAAGTTTCTCAATTTATACTAAATCATTATTTTCAGTTTCAAGAAATGGTGATTTGTTCAAGTTAGAATAATGTACTTGGTATACAAAACTAAATGTCATATACTGAACTGATGATTAATAATATCGTGATTCTTAtcggttttgttcattgttgaaggtgaccTACAGTTGATTTCAGTCATTTGAATTCATTTTCAGTCATGATCCACAACTCTAATATAACTTGACTAAACTGTCCTggattttttacatttaatatgcACCCAAAGGTGTACAAGAACCCGAATTATTTATCTTAATTGTCAATGATTATGAATTAAAATAGTGACGGATTCTCTTATTTTCAATTATGTTTCCCTATTTCGTGAcaaatgcaaatgttttaattaaGCGAAAAACTGCACAAAAGTAATTTaggattttgaaattatttacagCATGGTAATAGTTTCTATACTTAAAGCAGCTTGGATTTACGAAATATAGTTTGACGAAGGCATTTTATTACAAGTAAattaaatgtatattagttcacATACTTCGAGAATGTCAGTGGGGTGTTTTATTTGACAGATCGAATTCtagaaaaaataaaggttggatacatcttttaaatttattcattaaatcaaagatatttttttttttaaatataaagaaatataaaatatttacctATGAATGTTTCTGCTagtcctcttgtacacaagtatgtgtctgaggttatgaataaaatctcgTTAATCTTAATCTAGCTAATTCCTTGCAGTTTGTCTTACAGGTATTTTACAAACTCCGTTCTGTATACAGTTTAAATTGAATATGTCTTACGTGAAATACATTTCTTATTTGTTACAGAATACAGTTACGCCCCTTTCAATTACACCATATAATATAGGTGTCACTTTTAAGCTTTTATGACAACTTACGATTGTCGTAACATTCAAATTGTCGTAAATGAGATTTTAATGGATTCCAATTATACATTTTATCTTTTTAGAGTGTCATGGGGTCAAACGATTAGTCTCGGACCTATGTTTCAATTATAAGATTGATTGACATAATACGTGCCTTTGAAAAATAATAACTATTTGATTGCATTCGTTTCCGGGTACTATGACCTCGTTATGACATTCGGAAATGTAAACATCGACTACATCTGAATCATTATCAgataaacaaatgaataaactTTCTTTGTGCATATATTGTTAAATGTCTCATcgagaaaaagaaattatattttctggacacacatataaatgaaatactagagtaaaaatttgttagtcgtgtatggtttttttttattctagttCATTAAGCAAGTCAATATTCTTTAGTTTTACTGATACGTCCGTTTTCACTTTTAATACTAGTTCTTTATATTCTTTGGAGTTTAGTGTTAATACGTCCGTTTTCACTGATCAAGCACATAGTTTGTTTAGTGGCCAGTTGAAGCCCGCCTCCGCGTGCTAGAATTTCTCACTGTGCCGAAGACCCTGGCATTGttgaccttcggctgttttctgtccATTTGTTccggtttttgtctctttgacacattctccattccATATTTCCATCTTCAATTTATCCAAGGGAAATGTATAAATGttttaagtatggcgttcattatcactgaaatagtatatatttgtttagtggccagctgaaggacgcctccgggagcTGGAAtatctcgttgcattgaagacctgttggtgaccttctgctgttgtctgatctattgtcgggttgttgtctctttggcacataccccatttccattatcaattttattttgttgctttttttaaataaatgctttTAGAAGAATGTTTTTGTTATCCTGAGCGGATTTTGTTAGCCCAGATCCCCTTTTGTGGATCCGGAGCTACATATATATGTGATAAACCAACAGTATCACTCCAAACGTTGGCTTGTCTGCCCTTCTTCCTTTTTCAAAATCCTAGATGCGTGCGCACCTGGTTGTATTGGTACAAACGTTTCATGCAATTGATTCCAGGCCTTTTGGCGTTATTTTTAGGGTATTATGTCGAAAGAAATCTATGtcatatatacttttttatattctttatatataaaattacaatttttaaaattccTTCAAAGATATCGTccgtaaatacatgtatatgatactCGTAACTTTATATGTTAGACTGTTTAAAACTGTTCCGTAATTTCAAACTTTTTAACACGTCTTCATCAATTCAGTGcatataaactcatcaaagatactaagattcaaatttttatttgcGCAAGACGAGCGTTTcgttaacaaaaaagaaaactcatcagtaacgctttaataaaaaaaaaaaagtaaaaagaccaaataatgtacgaatttgaagagccttgaggaccaaaaattcctaaatctTTTGCTAAGTTTATACAGTTAGCGacggttatctattcctgagagGCCTTAGTATTTAATTATACTGcatatgtttatataatgttggatttgaaatacaaaaagaattgtataattttgtttatacgTACATGTAATTGATAAGTgcgtccagtgacaaatagtttaaacatattcagGATAAATTAAATTTCCAATAAAACCCATGCCAATGTTCTCCAAAGAgtgaaaactatatatataataccGTAACCAGTGCAATCCGATGTCACGTTACGTTGAACtactatataattatataataatataggAATACCGTAACCAGTGCGATCCGATGTCACGGTACGTTGAACTACTATATATAAAATTCTTTTTTCATTACTCGATCAAAATACAGCACCAACAATATAGTTTAATcctacaaagaaaataaatatttcctttaaatCAACTTTAGATAATCTCATTTGAAGTCACTAAAAGAAGAATTATTATTAaagaatgtatatatatagtccTTTGCACGGCAAACTTAATTTTTGACCGCTGTATTTTAATAGCCTTTGACTTCATAACATCCTAAAAAATAACCCCAAAAGTCAAGGAATCAATTGAAAAGTTTGTACCTAATACAACCATATTGCCTATAATAATGATATTTATGAAAGGAACTATATATTTCCGGATCACTTCCAAACCGTTTTTTATCGGCATTTTCCCCTTGATCTTACTGCCTAAATTTATTAACATCATGGACAAGGCTTAATACTTCTGTTCTACTTCAACAATAACCAAAACTTGcacaatacggccttcaacaataaccaaAACTTGcacaatacggccttcaacaataaccaaAACCTGCacaatacagccttcaacaataggcAAAACCTGCACCTGCacaatacagccttcaacaataaccaaAACCTGCACCTGCACAATACGGTCTTTGATAATAAGATAAACCTACACTATAATGTTAGCTTCAACAAAAAATTGATCAAACGGACACCACGTGATTTTTTCTAGTTTGAGttgctttacatttgtcatttctgggccttttttGTCAATAAAATGCCACACGGCAACCTATATATTTTTGACTtcttttggtctctagtggagtgttgttttattggcaattatatcaaATCTTCTTAATTTAAAACTAACTAGAagacacccgcgaaatcgcgggcattcagagcgcgGTTGTGTGTATGTTAAGTGttgaaagatgttttttttttaaataatgaaaggtatcataagtcataggtacttggggacaggacaattgtttttcaacCCTCctcctttttttccaaaatt
Encoded here:
- the LOC139495024 gene encoding acetylcholinesterase-like isoform X1; translated protein: MKNYVVVLVHAFTVYIVVSVDPEVVTTNGRIQGFEQASYSNKIVSTFLGIPFAAPPVGDLRFKRPEPLQNWSDTKDCKVLPNSCPQIKFHTFNNTAGQIGEEMWNYNTNSSEDCLYLNIWKPKTTSGNKLTTLVWIFGGGYIYGTSTLDLYDGTYLSAYADVIIASINYRVGPYGFLYMGNSEAPGNAGLLDQAVALEWIYNNIESFGGSKDSITIFGESAGAASVSYLMASDLSKNYFQRAILQSASLLSTWAYQTPDVAIKYAQLLADEVSCGGKSASETVQCLRQTSTDDLTNKAWNLPMTHVQWPFAPTLDNYFIHKSPTEIMKTDYFANKDILFGFNRDEGSFFLLYYLIDKMNYPTSRNMSRGDFIEEIPYIVSQDGLSFINGDKDRLLFDAILLYYNAWSNATTSQYYFDVLDDIAGDFNFKCPVAEMADLLSRYPNRNGTLYGYFFDQLTSARDWPEWAGVLHGDEVEYVFGVPLKLINRKYSSNEQFLCRNMMDYWTDFAKTGHPEVQKWKQFTSDNHQYALLQGGREIAMETIDLTRTCLFWSQYIPRLKNTSTTLNTCVNNGSSLHVSMHMLAVTLTFMWIYSRLWQ
- the LOC139495024 gene encoding acetylcholinesterase-like isoform X2; amino-acid sequence: MKNYVVVLVHAFTVYIVVSVDPEVVTTNGRIQGFEQASYSNKIVSTFLGIPFAAPPVGDLRFKRPEPLQNWSDTKDCKVLPNSCPQIKFHTFNNTAGQIGEEMWNYNTNSSEDCLYLNIWKPKTTSGNKLTTLVWIFGGGYIYGTSTLDLYDGTYLSAYADVIIASINYRVGPYGFLYMGNSEAPGNAGLLDQAVALEWIYNNIESFGGSKDSITIFGESAGAASVSYLMASDLSKNYFQRAILQSASLLSTWAYQTPDVAIKYAQLLADEVSCGGKSASETVQCLRQTSTDDLTNKAWNLPMTHVQWPFAPTLDNYFIHKSPTEIMKTDYFANKDILFGFNRDEGSFFLLYYLIDKMNYPTSRNMSRGDFIEEIPYIVSQDGLSFINGDKDRLLFDAILLYYNAWSNATTSQYYFDVLDDIAGDFNFKCPVAEMADLLSRYPNRNGTLYGYFFDQLTSARDWPEWAGVLHGDEVEYVFGVPLKLINRKYSSNEQFLCRNMMDYWTDFAKTGHPEVQKWKQFTSDNHQYALLQGGREIAMETIDLTRTCLFWSQYIPRLKNTCVPFWNLLLMSWKPLH